Within the Tessaracoccus flavescens genome, the region CGACTCGCGTGTCAGTCGCGACGCGGCTCTATTCGAATGAGGTCGGGGTCGAACTTCACGTGACCCGGCGCGATGGGTTCGATGGTCACCGTTACCAGCTCGTCCACGAGCATCCGGCGGCGGTCCATGTCCAAGGCCTTCCACTTCGACTCGACGACCTCCCGGCGCTCCATGGTGCCGAGCGACTCGTCCACGTCCCCCAGCAGCTTCGCCGCCACCGACACCGAGCGGTCGAGTATCTCCGCGTCGATCTGGTCGATGCGGGCCTTTCCGCCCCTGATCGCCTCCGTGATCTCCAGGACGGGCTGGCGCACGTCCAGCAGCAGCGGGCTCAGCTCCTTGACGCGCTCGACCAGAGCGTTCCGCTCGGAGCAGCGCCTCGCGGTCCGGCCCGTCGTCCTCCTGCGGCATCACGAGGTCGTGCACGTCCACCGACGACAGGCGGGTGAGCACCGCCTCGGTGACCATCGCATCGACGGGCTCGCGCTGGCGGGTGAGGTGGAACTGCTCGCCGCAGCGGTACGTCGGCTGCTTGCGGCTGTTGGTCCCCGAGACGAGCGTCGCGCCGCACTTCCCGCACAGGCCAATCGTGGACAGGAGGTACTTCGGCTGGTTGCCCTGCCTCGCCGACCTCCGCACGTTGTCCTCCAGCTTTGCCACCGCGGCCCGCCACGTCTGCTCGCCAACGATGGGCGGGAACGCGTCGCCCTGCACCGGGTACAGCTCGCCCGAGGCGTAGTGCTTGATGTAGCCAGCGTAGAGCGGGTTCGCCAGCAGGTACCGCACGGCATCGACGGAGAACGCCGACCCGCGCGCGGTCAGATGACCGGCGCTGTTCAGGTCCTCGCGGATGCGACGGATCGACAGCGACGGCTCGCCGAGGAACGCATCGAAGGCCCGCCGTACGGCGTCGGCCTCCGCCTCGATCAGCTCACCCTCCCTCGTCCAGCCGAACGCCTTCCAGGAGGACGCCGGGATGCCCTCGGCGCGGCGGCGCTCGTTCGACCTGATCTGACGCTCCGCCTTGCGGCGCGCCTCGAACCG harbors:
- a CDS encoding recombinase family protein, which produces MVELVSLRKTNEVAAYVRASMDRKGDRWTVETQLRKIRALAEAKDWEVVEVYDDNAVSATKKRRAGTRWAEMLDDARAGRFSMVVAVDMDRLLRSTKDLNTLIDLGLRVVTVDGEIDLSTADGEFRATMLAALARFEARRKAERQIRSNERRRAEGIPASSWKAFGWTREGELIEAEADAVRRAFDAFLGEPSLSIRRIREDLNSAGHLTARGSAFSVDAVRYLLANPLYAGYIKHYASGELYPVQGDAFPPIVGEQTWRAAVAKLEDNVRRSARQGNQPKYLLSTIGLCGKCGATLVSGTNSRKQPTYRCGEQFHLTRQREPVDAMVTEAVLTRLSSVDVHDLVMPQEDDGPDREALLRAERSGRARQGAEPAAAGRAPARPGDHGGDQGRKGPHRPDRRGDTRPLGVGGGEAAGGRGRVARHHGAPGGRRVEVEGLGHGPPPDARGRAGNGDHRTHRAGSREVRPRPHSNRAASRLTRESTRQWTGESSHGRMVADKKIPPGPRLRSAGSTPG